In the genome of Chryseobacterium sp. 52, the window GGAAACCGAAAATTGAAGTTCACATCAGTAATATTTACAAAAGAGAAGAATTTCGTCAGAAGTCAGTAACTGCAGCTCATACAGATGCTGTATTATCAGGTTTCGGAATGGATGGTTACCGACTGGCTTTGTTAAGCATAAAGGATTAAAGTTAGAACCTCTCAGATATCTGTCAATTATCTAAGTATAGAAGAAAAATAACCTGAATCGGTTAGAGTGGAAATAAAAAAGCCTCATCAGTGATGAGGCTTTTTTTATATTAGATAGTCTGTTGCTGAAGCTGAGGTCCTGAAGCAATAAGCTTCTTCCCTTCTTCAGTGTCACAGTACTGTTCAAAGTTTTTGATATATCTTGCAGCAAGATCTTTTGCTTTTTCTTCCCATTCTGCAGCATTGCTGTATGTTTCTCTAGGATCAAGAATCCCTTCAGAAACATTTGGAAGCTGTGTAGGAATTTCAAGATTCATAATTGGAACCTGAGTTTTAGGAGCCGTTTCGATAGAACCGTCAATGATGGCATCGATAATCGCTCTTGTATCTTTCAGAGAAATTCTTTTTCCTGTTCCATTCCATCCTGTGTTTACCAGATATGCTTTAGCTCCGTGTTCCTTCATTTTTCCGATCAATGTCTTAGAATACATTGTTGGATGAAGAGTAAGGAAAGCTTCTCCGAATGCAGGAGAGAAAGATGGTTCTGGCTCAGTAATTCCTCTTTCTGTACCCGCCAATTTGGAAGTATATCCACAAAGGAAGTGGTATTGTGCCTGATTTTCATCTAAAATAGAAACCGGAGGCAATACTCCGAATGCATCCGCAGAAAGATAAACGATCTTCTTAGCATGCCCCGCCTTAGAAGGAAGAACAATCTTGTTGATATGATAAATCGGGTAAGATACTCTTGTATTTTCAGTGATAGAACCGTCTGTATAGTCAGCAATACCATTGTTTATCACAACGTTTTCAAGGAGTGCATCTCTCTTGATCGCTCTGAAAATATCCGGTTCTTTTTCTTCAGATAGGTCAATTACTTTAGCGTAACATCCACCTTCATAGTTGAATACTCCGTTATTATCCCAACCGTGCTCATCATCACCAATCAGGAATCTTTTTGGATCTGCAGATAAAGTTGTTTTTCCAGTTCCTGAAAGACCGAAGAAAAGTGCAACATCACCTTCTTCCCCTACGTTTGCAGAACAGTGCATAGAAGCCATGCCCTTCAATGGAAGGTAATAGTTCATCATAGCAAACATCCCTTTCTTCATTTCACCTCCGTACCATGTACCTCCGATGATCTGTAGTTTTTCAGTAAGGTTGAACATAATGAAGTTTTCAGAATTTAATCCCTGAGCTTCCCAGTTCGGGTTTGTTGTTTTAGAACCATTAATTACTGTGAAATCCGGTTCTCCGAAGTTTTCAAGTTCGTAATGAGACGGACGGATGAACATATTAGTAACAAAATGCGCCTGCCACGCTACTTCAACGATGAACCTTACTTTTAGTCTAGTATCTGTATTGGTACCACAAAAAGCATCAACTACATAAATTTTCTTAGCCTCAGAAAGCTGGTTCAGCACTAATCCTTTACAAGAATCAAAATTTTCCGCTGTGGTAGGAAGGTTTACTTTACCGTCCCAGAAAATTGTATCTCTTGTAACATCATCCTGAACTATGTATCTGTCTTTAGGAGAACGACCTGTGAAAATTCCAGTTTTAACTGATACTGCGCCTGATTCAGTAAGTTCAGCTTTCTCAAAGCCTTGATTTTCAGGAGACACTTCAGCCTGGTATAACTCTTCGTAAGACGGGTTATAGACTAATTCATAATTTCCTTTAATCCCTAATTTTTCTAAATCCTGGATGATTTTAGCGTGTTTCATTTTACTTATATTTTCTATTTCTTTATTGGGTTCAACAAAATTAATATTAATTATTTGTTAAAGGTGGTTTAAATATAATGATATAAGTCAGAATGACAAATAAAAAAAAAGGATTGTAAATTATTGATTATAAATTAATTATATCGGACCATTCAAAAACGGCATTAAAACCTTTTCCCCAAAAATAGTCCTTATAGCCGTCAAATTTAGCACTCATCACAAAATCTCCGCCCCAAGCTCCTAAACTTTTAACAAAAACAGGGCAATCTGTAAAAAACTTCTCTTTAACTGTGGGAATTTCAAGGAATTTTGAAATTTTTTGTTCATGAATCATCATCAGATCAGAAAAACTTTGCAATTCATTGCATAACAAAACTTTTTTTGTGATATCCGAAAATTCATCAACGAGTATTTGGGACTTCGTTTTAGACTTGTAGAAATTGATTCCTTCTCTGCTGTCCTGTTTCTGATTTAAATGAATAAAGATGAGCTCGTTTTTGAACAGTGGATTGAAATCTACTTTTTCATAACTAATCTCAGGCTTATTCCTGAAAAGGATGGCTGATTTTTCTTTTGCAACGGCAATATCATAACCACTGCCCCCTAAACTAATGCTATTTAGATGAAAAGGATTAATTCTTGCCCACTCTGCAAGGTTGTTCATTAAGGTAGAACTGCTTCCAAGCCCATAATCTGCAGGAAACTGAAGATTGGTTTTAAGATGGTATGTAAAGTTATTTTTAAATCTGGTTTCAGAAAGCTGCTGAACATTCTTTAGTGTCTTTAGGATAAATTCAGCACTTGATGATGGAATATTGGTTTCCAGAATCTCCCATTTTTCATAATCAATGAGAACTGTCAGCCATAATTTGTTCTGGTGATAAGCTTCCCAAAAGATCAGGGATTTATTATCTTCTTTTTCTTCAAAAAAAAACTCTTGTCCAAGCTTGGTAGGTACCGCCAGGACAAGAGCTCCGTCTATTGCAAAATATTCTGAAGTCAGCATAAGCTTACCCGGTGAAAATATTCCGCTCATATTTTTTTATTAGATTGCAGAAGCAACATCTACAGAACTGTCAATCTTCCTGATCAGTCCCTGAAGAGTTTTTCCAGGACCCACTTCCACGAAGTTAGATGCTCCGTCTTTGATCATGTTCTGAACAGATTGCGTCCACTTTACAGGACCTGTAAGCTGAGCAATCAGATTTTGTTTGATCTCCTCAGGATTTGTCACTGCTGTAGTGGTGATATTCTGGTATACCGGAATAGTTGCTTTTCTGAATTTTGTTTTTTCAATGGCTGCTGCCAGTCTTTCTTGTGCAGGCTGCATCAATGGTGAATGGAATGCTCCGTTTACAGGAAGCAATAGGGCTCTTTTTGCACCTGCTTCTTTAAGTTTTGCACAAGCTTCTTCTACTGCTGAAGTTTCTCCAGAAATAACCAATTGGCCCGGACAGTTGTAGTTAGCAGGTACCACAATACCGCTGACCTGTGCACAGATCTCTTCAACTTTAGCGTCTTCAAGACCTAAAATAGCTGCCATAGAGCTTGGATTAGCATCACAAGCTGCCTGCATTGCTTTTGCTCTTTCGAATACTAATTTCAGACCGTCGTCAAAAGATAAAACTCCATTGGCCACTAACGCTGAAAATTCTCCTAAAGAATGTCCTGCAACCATTTCGGCTCCAAGACCGTTCACTGCTTTTAAAGCAGCTACTGAATGTATAAAGATTGAAGGCTGGGTAACCTCTGTTTTCTTAAGATCTCCATCCGTCCCGTTGAACATCAACGCAAGGATATCGAAACCTAAAATTTCATTGGCAGATTCCATTAAGTCCTTAATGTCTTTTCTAGAATCGTACAATTCTTTTCCCATTCCTACGAACTGAGAACCCTGCCCAGGAAATACAAGTGCTTTCATGTAATGAATTAAATATTATGCAAATATAAAGATAATGTTAAAAATATTCCTTTAAAAAGGCATAAATCGGTTAAGGAACTAATCTAATCACGCGGTATCCGGTGTTTACATAAGCTCCGTTTGCTTTAGATTTTACAAACTCAAACTTTGTAGCAAGCTGAGTCTGAACTTTGTTCATCTGCTTAAAGATCTCTCCTTTTTTATTTTCTCTGGTCAGCATGTCATTAACAACATCAAAACCAACGATTGCATATTTAGGAGGTGTTTTACAGTATTTACTTTTATAGGCTGCCAAGATTTCTTTTTCAAAACTTCCCTCTGCATTGATCTTTCTGTCCATTAAATATACAAGGCTTGCCTGACTCAGATCATCCACTTTCTTTTCAAAAACAGGAGAATAGTACATACTGAAAGCTTTTACTCCCTGAACTTCTTTTGAAAGAGTGATCATTTTATTAGCAAATGCGTCTCCCGCAGTATCGTTATCACTGGCAAGAATTGCGATAACCGGAGCAGACTGTCCTGTCATCATATTCTGATCCAGCTGAATTTCTGCTGGAGAGTTTACAATCATTATATTTGGATTCTTAACTGCTTTTTCAAGACCGCCTTTAATATAGTTTGCAATTTCTTTTTTGGTGTCTGCCACTACATATATTTTCTGATCTGAATACACTGTTCTTACTTCTTCTACAATTTTATCTGCATAAGTCTGATCATTAGTTTCCACAATAATCAGGTTACTGTAATTATATAATTCCGGAGAGTTGGCAAAAGGGGCAACAACAGGAATCTTCTGATTTTTAGTAAAATCTAGAACATCGATTACGTTTGACTTGAAGAATGGGCCAATGATAAGATCCGTATTATCCGGATTGATCTGTGCCATTGAGTTTTTAAATGAGGCTTCGTTTCCGGAATCCACAATTTTAATATCAAGTTTCTGTCCTCCTCTGGCATTTCTTTCGATGGCTAATTTTGCTCCGGTAAGGAAATCCAATGCCATTCCTCTGTACTGAGTTTCGTTGGTGCTGTATCCGAAAGGGAGCATTAAAACAACGCTTAATGCATCACCATTTTTCTTCACATAAGCCGGATCCTGCTTTTTGATCTTTAAGACCATGCCGGATTTCAGTCCTTTTGAAAGATCAGGGTTCAGGGCAATTAATTCATCAATTGAAATCCCGAACTTATTAACGATAGAGAATACAGTGTCTCCCTGTTGAACAGTATAGGTCACGTAATCATCAGTTGTTCCTGCAGAAGTCGCAGCTACTGTTGCAGATTTCTCGTTTCCTGAATCTATTTTCGTTTTTGGATTTACCGGTTCAGCAACTGAACTGGTATCCGTTTTTGAGTTTTTTACAATGATGGTTTCGCCCGGCTTCAATCCTTTTTCTTCCAATCCTGGATTTAAGGCATATAATTCCTGCTGGCTAATCCCAAACTGTTTTGTAATTCTGTAATAATTATCTTTTGCCTGAATAACATACATTGATGCTTCTACAGATGCTGTTGCATTGATTCCGCTGTGAGGTTCTGTCGGTTTAGGCTCTACAGTCAGAGGAGCAACCTGCTGGTCTCCGCCATATTTTTTAATGCTGTCGAGTGGTAAAGTAATCTCATCCCCTATTTTCATATGGGCATCCAGTTCAGGATTCAGCTTTCTCAGATCTGTTTCAGAAATACGGTACTGTTTTGTAATTCCGTAAACTGTCTGCTTAGGCTGCAGAATAATTTTTCCAACCTGAGCACTTGACTGATTGGGTTTTACTTTCTCAACAGCTGCAGGTTTGGAAGCCTGAGCATTTTGTTTCCCAGCTTTCACTGTCACAACATCTCCGATTGCCAACTTACCGTCTTTGAATTTTGGGTTCAGCTTTAACAATTCATCTACAGTTATCCCGTATTTTTTTGCGATGTTATAAGGATTGTCTCCTTTTACAACGGTGTGTGAGTTTTGGGCAGATACACCTAAAACTATACATAAACTGGACAGAATAAAAAACCTCTTTATCATACTCGATAATTATAATTTACAAAAATACTTCTTTAAAATTAAATGGCAACAATTATTAATTTGGATTCTTGAACCACCATTTCTTCCCAACAATTTTCAAGCCATGAATAACCGTAATCTGAAAAGAATACACTGAAGTTATAGACTCTTTCCTGCCAGGTCTTTGAAGGGTGAACATCTAAAAATAGTTTCTCCAGTCTTTCAAGCAACTCGCCCTGTTTTATTTTTTCTGCATGCAGCAGACGTTTTTTCATTCTTTTAAATGATTTCAACTGTCTTACCTCTTCTGCTTTGACCATATTTCCGAAAGAGCGTTCTGTAGTTTCGGCTATGGCTTTCAATTCTAGGAAACCTTTCTCCAAAAGCATTTCTTTTTCTTCCAAAAGATGTAAAACAGAACTGTCTTTTAGGATTTTCTGATTGGTGATTGCTGTAAAGTTCCCAAAGAAGTCTTCTATATTAAGATCCAGTTTTGCAATTTTCCCCACTGTTTTTTCTTTAATGAAAAGCATTGAGTTCCTTGGAATTAAAACAGGGAAAGGAATATTGAGAGCTTTAAAATAATCTTTAAGCTCCAGCCAGTACATGATCTCTGCATTTCCTCCGATATACGCCAGGTTGGGAAGTACTTTTTCCTGATAAACCGGACGCATTAAAGCATTCGGGCTGAATTTTTCGGGATAGCTTTCCAATTCGTTCAGTATTTCTTCCTGAGTAAATCTTTTATCTGTATCTACTGCAATATATTTTTCGCCATCAAAATCGATTCTGTCTCTTGTTTCGGAAAGATAAAAAAGATTGATATCGCGCGGATTAACCTGAACTTTTCCATATTTTTCTGTCAGAAAATCTACTTTTTCTTTTGAGTTTTTCTGTAAGCTAAAATGCAGAAGTTCATCTTTAAACACCTCTTTGATCTGGTTTTTAAGTTCTCTGGAATCTCCATCTACGATCAA includes:
- the fabD gene encoding ACP S-malonyltransferase, yielding MKALVFPGQGSQFVGMGKELYDSRKDIKDLMESANEILGFDILALMFNGTDGDLKKTEVTQPSIFIHSVAALKAVNGLGAEMVAGHSLGEFSALVANGVLSFDDGLKLVFERAKAMQAACDANPSSMAAILGLEDAKVEEICAQVSGIVVPANYNCPGQLVISGETSAVEEACAKLKEAGAKRALLLPVNGAFHSPLMQPAQERLAAAIEKTKFRKATIPVYQNITTTAVTNPEEIKQNLIAQLTGPVKWTQSVQNMIKDGASNFVEVGPGKTLQGLIRKIDSSVDVASAI
- the pckA gene encoding phosphoenolpyruvate carboxykinase (ATP); protein product: MKHAKIIQDLEKLGIKGNYELVYNPSYEELYQAEVSPENQGFEKAELTESGAVSVKTGIFTGRSPKDRYIVQDDVTRDTIFWDGKVNLPTTAENFDSCKGLVLNQLSEAKKIYVVDAFCGTNTDTRLKVRFIVEVAWQAHFVTNMFIRPSHYELENFGEPDFTVINGSKTTNPNWEAQGLNSENFIMFNLTEKLQIIGGTWYGGEMKKGMFAMMNYYLPLKGMASMHCSANVGEEGDVALFFGLSGTGKTTLSADPKRFLIGDDEHGWDNNGVFNYEGGCYAKVIDLSEEKEPDIFRAIKRDALLENVVINNGIADYTDGSITENTRVSYPIYHINKIVLPSKAGHAKKIVYLSADAFGVLPPVSILDENQAQYHFLCGYTSKLAGTERGITEPEPSFSPAFGEAFLTLHPTMYSKTLIGKMKEHGAKAYLVNTGWNGTGKRISLKDTRAIIDAIIDGSIETAPKTQVPIMNLEIPTQLPNVSEGILDPRETYSNAAEWEEKAKDLAARYIKNFEQYCDTEEGKKLIASGPQLQQQTI
- a CDS encoding GYDIA family GHMP kinase — translated: MSGIFSPGKLMLTSEYFAIDGALVLAVPTKLGQEFFFEEKEDNKSLIFWEAYHQNKLWLTVLIDYEKWEILETNIPSSSAEFILKTLKNVQQLSETRFKNNFTYHLKTNLQFPADYGLGSSSTLMNNLAEWARINPFHLNSISLGGSGYDIAVAKEKSAILFRNKPEISYEKVDFNPLFKNELIFIHLNQKQDSREGINFYKSKTKSQILVDEFSDITKKVLLCNELQSFSDLMMIHEQKISKFLEIPTVKEKFFTDCPVFVKSLGAWGGDFVMSAKFDGYKDYFWGKGFNAVFEWSDIINL
- a CDS encoding LysM peptidoglycan-binding domain-containing protein, with product MIKRFFILSSLCIVLGVSAQNSHTVVKGDNPYNIAKKYGITVDELLKLNPKFKDGKLAIGDVVTVKAGKQNAQASKPAAVEKVKPNQSSAQVGKIILQPKQTVYGITKQYRISETDLRKLNPELDAHMKIGDEITLPLDSIKKYGGDQQVAPLTVEPKPTEPHSGINATASVEASMYVIQAKDNYYRITKQFGISQQELYALNPGLEEKGLKPGETIIVKNSKTDTSSVAEPVNPKTKIDSGNEKSATVAATSAGTTDDYVTYTVQQGDTVFSIVNKFGISIDELIALNPDLSKGLKSGMVLKIKKQDPAYVKKNGDALSVVLMLPFGYSTNETQYRGMALDFLTGAKLAIERNARGGQKLDIKIVDSGNEASFKNSMAQINPDNTDLIIGPFFKSNVIDVLDFTKNQKIPVVAPFANSPELYNYSNLIIVETNDQTYADKIVEEVRTVYSDQKIYVVADTKKEIANYIKGGLEKAVKNPNIMIVNSPAEIQLDQNMMTGQSAPVIAILASDNDTAGDAFANKMITLSKEVQGVKAFSMYYSPVFEKKVDDLSQASLVYLMDRKINAEGSFEKEILAAYKSKYCKTPPKYAIVGFDVVNDMLTRENKKGEIFKQMNKVQTQLATKFEFVKSKANGAYVNTGYRVIRLVP
- the bshC gene encoding bacillithiol biosynthesis cysteine-adding enzyme BshC, with amino-acid sequence MKTINKISFNDIESIPQLVKDFLNQKIEGFENNTFSLDHFKDQIHLKQNSFTSDQRQVLSDVLEKQLSGLTLSSKQNENLKSLSQPNTFTITTGHQLNLFSGPVFFVYKILQTIKTCTYLKENFPDFNFVPVYWMASEDHDFAEINHFKTESNYYEINEKSGGPVGRITISDTFFISEFEKEFKDSVFGTELILMMKEAYKIGNTLTEAIKTLVNRLFSEFGLLIVDGDSRELKNQIKEVFKDELLHFSLQKNSKEKVDFLTEKYGKVQVNPRDINLFYLSETRDRIDFDGEKYIAVDTDKRFTQEEILNELESYPEKFSPNALMRPVYQEKVLPNLAYIGGNAEIMYWLELKDYFKALNIPFPVLIPRNSMLFIKEKTVGKIAKLDLNIEDFFGNFTAITNQKILKDSSVLHLLEEKEMLLEKGFLELKAIAETTERSFGNMVKAEEVRQLKSFKRMKKRLLHAEKIKQGELLERLEKLFLDVHPSKTWQERVYNFSVFFSDYGYSWLENCWEEMVVQESKLIIVAI